In the Amblyraja radiata isolate CabotCenter1 chromosome 12, sAmbRad1.1.pri, whole genome shotgun sequence genome, TAAGTTATGCTGCAAGGTCGGTTAGAAAGcaatttcagtgcaacaaaaaaaTGCAAGAACACCTAAACATTTATGAAATATTGAAAATTGAATTTACCAACCTGTACCCTTAGTATCATCTCCTTCCATATCCCATTCCTAGAAATTCAGTTTCACATGGAACTACTTTACAAAATGCCAAAACTTTGGCCAGAATCTTCTCACCAaaaagattattatttgaataccTGCCTTCCGTAcaacagtggcgacccgaccccggagcgggcagcggcagtggcgacccgaccccggagcgggcagcggcagtggcgacccgaccccggagcgggcagcggcagtggcgacccgaccccggagcgggcagcggcagtggcgacccgaactcggcgcaggcagcggctgcggcgacccgaccccggagcgggcagcgactgcggcagcagccaccagacctcggagcgggcagcggcagcggcagcagcgatccgacctcggaggaccggccgcgggcccgggggacgacatcgtcgggaactcgcaggttggtgacctgttctgcggagctcccgcgacaacagctgtgtcctctggactggagggccgcagcttcggcggcttcgaccaccccgggccgcggagctgaaccagcccgttcgcgaagcttggattcagccgcgggactgacattacttaccatcgcccggcggggtcacaacatccgaagcctggatcgcttcGGCGcacagggagaataagaaggaaagagacaaaaacttaagacttttgccttccatcacagtgaggagtattcaactcactgtggtggatgttaatttgtgttttttgtgtgtgtttttgccattttttactatatgtaggactgcaaggcaacaaaatttcgttcagaccgcaaggtctgaatgacaataaaggctactttactttactttactttactttactttactttactttactttaccacCAACAACTGCACCCAGCCCTAGATCCATGCAGCTCCCAGTAAAGTGTAAGTACCAAATATCTTATTCATACATTGCAAGGCCACATAGTGGCAGGAAATCTGGAGGTTTTTACCCTCAGTAAACCCAGTTGTCACACATACCTTCAGGATTCTGATCTAGATCAGTCCTCAGTGATACAGTTTGATATCTTCCAGTTCCATCATTGTATTCCACATTTCTGTTCCTTTCCAGATGAATGCCCGCACTTGGAACTGTCCTTATATTTGGGCCCATGTTCAGATCGTGTGCTTTTGACCCTCTTTCTACGTTGGACGCATCATTGGTAAATGGAGCATTTGCATTGTCATGGCATGCAGAAGCTATTTTTTTGTGCAATGGACCCTGCGCAGGTCTCTCTGTCACTACAAGTATGTGTGCCGTGTTTGTTGGTACAATCAGTACGTTCGGTTTCTTAGGGACGGGAGGTGGAGTCttacttttctttttctcaacgTATTGGGTGGAACTCCTGGTTAATTCAGTGGAACAGAGCCTTTGGGTCTCGTCTCGGGTGGTCAATGGTACGCTTCTGGATTGTTTGTTGTCCACATAATTACTCTGAAGGTGATTAGGTTGAACATGTGCAGGATTTGGAGATGCCTGAAGCTTCTGGCTATCTGGCTTATCTAAAGAGTCTTGTTTTTTGACACCAACCTTTCTAAATACTGTGCTAAATCCTCTATTTGAAGATACTGGTGAAGGTACAGTAGATGTGGGTGATGGATGCTCGATGGGAGAAAGCTTTAGAGCAATACTTGAAGGCCTTTTTGACATTGGTGGCTTCCCTGGAACTGGAGGCCGGACCTTTCTCAGGGGAGTTTCGGAGGATTCACTGTGGGTTATCTGTGGTGGTTCTAGAAATTCCGTGTGATCCTCATTCTCCGATCTACTGACCGAGCGAAGACGTACTGACTCCAAGACTGTCTGTGTTATGACTGGCATAGAAGGCTGGTTAGGGCTATGTTTCTGGCTGGGTTTGTTAATGTTCGAAGAGTCAGAGTGTCGTCTGCTGGCTTTGGATTTGCTTTTGAAAGACAGCAGCCCCGACAGATCCAAATGAGGAGGCGGAGAGATGGGCAACTCAAAGATGCGCTTTGACTTGGGGCTCTTCTCATTCGGGGAGGTTGGCTGTAACGAGGACTTCCGTTCTGGGACCTTGGGTTTTGCTTTGCCACCTGGCTGTGGCACATGGCCTTGATAAACAGACATCGGAAAATACGTTGTGGGAGTTTCCGACTGACTTGAATAACCACTGGATGGTGACATCAGACCAGGGAGCTTCCCTGGAGaagacatttttgattctgcCTCGACGGATAACTGGGATGGTGTTGTGGCCCTTGAAATAGATGGTGACGTCAATGATTCAGAACTGCCACGGGACTTGACGCATTCAATCACAGTTATCCCTGTTGTAGTACTGGAGTTTGATAATGATCTATATGGATCATTAGACTTCCAGTCATTAAGGAACCAATGTTCTGTGTACCGTATTGGTTCTCCATCTCTCAGTGTGGGTGTAGTTGAGCTGGAGTGGGCATCTGATACAAAGCCACTAGATTCATTGCTACCTACTGATTCACTTTGAATGACCTGCTTCTCTGAAGGGATAAAGAGCTTTGTTGGCCTGTTTTCTTGAGGAGAGCTGTTTGCGGATGTTTCCTCAGGGTCCAAACTAATCTCGCACGTCTTCAGAGAGACATTCCGCACGGGTGGAACCGGCTTCTTCTTTGGCTTTTTCAGAGAGATGCTTCTTGACCGAGGCCTCGATTTCTGGGATCCTTCCTGGTCAGTCATCACAGAGACATTCTCGTTACTTTGGCTCTCTTCTGAGCTGGCACTCGGGTAACGCATGATGTAATTGGCACTGTGTCGCCGTGTGTGGTCATAGTGCTTGGAGTCATAGCTTCTTATAGCATCCGATGAACAACACGAGCCAGAATCTGTCGGCGTTGACAGAGATCTCTCACGGAATGTGCAAGCTTCCGCATTTGCATAACCCGGGAACTCCAGGTTTGAGTTTGCATCTTCACTTGCATTGTTGATTGGGTAAATTATAATTCGTTCGTGGTTAGTCCTTGTATCCTTGTGATTCTGAGATTTCTCTGCTGCTTCCCCTGGAGTTGATGTGAAGGAGCTGACCATAGGGCTTCTGGTATTTTGTCTTTGGCCTTCCCTTGGTAAAAAGGTGGAGAGTGGAACACTGCGCTCTGTATGCGAGCCATCATTCAGTAACACTCCCGAGTCCTGCTGCGAACAATGTTTCAAGCATTGAAGTGACAGAGTTGGAGGCATATCTGAAAGGTGAGGAGAACACACAGAGTTGCTGCCATTCCAGGCTCTGCTGGAAGAATGTGGGCTCTCCGTATCGTTTTCCCGGTCGGACATGGTAGCACTTGACCCCTGTGCTGAGGAGCAAGGGGTACGCTGCCCATGAGACTGACCACTGCTGTAAGTTTGACTGAATGTCACAGGAGCATGTGTGCCATCATGCAAGGCCTCCACTGACACCGAGCTTGGTGCAGTTACAGCACTCGAATTGTTCAAGGACGAAGAAAAACTAGATCCTCTCATCTGATCCCAAGAAGTGTTAAGAGAAGAGAAGCTATGTTCGCTTATCGACGTAGGCATCATCTGGGGATTGTTCATTGTGAATGTGATGTTCCCTGAAGACTGAGATAGATTTGAATTGTTTATTTGACCGAGATCACTTTGTACCTTCCTGAGAGTTGGGGGGAATGACTGCACCATCCCAAGATTGCCGACTTGGTTGCCGCTCATAACATTCATATCTTCATCAAAGGTAAAGAGACGTTGGTTTGCCTCTGTCTTTGTTAACGCATGAGGAGGTCTCGATCCTTCCTTCAAAGAACCTAAAAAGCGAAAGGAAAATTGACCCCATGAAAATTTTTGTCAGAGAAACATTAACTGCAAGTCACTTACTTCCTTTGTAGTGTTTCCAAATGACACAAGCAAATGTAAATAGTTTCCAACACATTTACATTCCCTGCAGGAGTTGCAAGCACATGTTGGCAGCACTGAATGCTTTGGTTTAAAAACTTTGTGTTTCAGAGACATTCCACATCACAAATGAAGCATAACCAATTGATTATTTCCCAAATGCAGCATTAAAATATTGCGCAGTACCGCACTCTAAGTATACAGTTGCCTGTGAAGGGCACTGTCACGGAGCAAAGGTGACCTCACTCTTGACAGAGACAGCCCAGCTAAAATCACTAGACCATTAATCAACTCAATTTAGGTTTCTCCTGTAGAATTGCATATCTAACTTGCATATCTAACTTTGTCCTGCATCCAGCAATACATCAATCCTTTCATTGGATGAATAatgtttatgtttttatgtagtttttgttatttttgttggggtatgtgtgtgggggggtgggggtggtgtgggggggggggggggtgggggtaacttttaaatctctccctgcacgggagacccgaccttttctttgtcgggtctccgttgtcgttggggctgcaacgaggagcggcctccaacaggaagaccgggggctgtggtgccgactactcacctcaccgtcgcggagctggccgagtccagagcgggtggagctgtggtggacgctgctgcggcccgacctccggaggttcggaggctgcaactgcgggtctggcggacggcggcaccgggagcccgctggtccctggagggagaccgcttttcagggctcccgcaacggcgacttctcccgcccgagttgcggggttgaagagctcctggagcggggccttacatcatcgccccgcgcggcttggaatggcggcgggtctctgcgagcgcgcgccgggggctctaacatcaagaacccggtgtgcggccttgcatcacccggcgtggctttaatggccgcgggacaattcgccatcgcccgccgggggctttgaacgtgactttgactctgacatcggggggggggagagtgcagtggagagataagtttttttggccttccatcatagcaatgtgatggatgtttatgtaaattatgttgtgtcttgggtctatttgtttgtaatgtatggctgcagaaacggcatttcgtttggacctcaaggggtccaaatgacaataaattgaattgtatgtattgtattgtattgtataagacCCTTGATAaagggacaagcttttcccatgttCATGTGGTACCAATAATTCCAAATAATCTTAGGTAGTGTGTTCTAAGTGTTCAAAAGAAAATACAGTCTACATTCTCGCTACTCCACAACTCTTTTATCTATTTACCACTCGTATAGTAAAATATTCCAAGCCATTTCACAGGAGGATTATCAGATAAAATTTAATATTTTATCACATGGGGAGACCATGGGGCGGATTCATCTTAAGGATGTTTTAAAGGACAAGGGGCAGAGGTAACCAGCTACTGGCAAAAACCCAATGCTTGGAGCCTGTAGGTAAAACATGGCATTCAATGAGAGGGAAAGAAATTCCCCCTTTAATCTACAACTTCCTCTGCTGTCTGTTGCTTGTTTATCAGGTGCCTCTGCTCCCCAGTTCTTTAGATCTCTTCTCTACCATTCACATATGCTCATTCTTCCCTGCTCCTTGTGCCTATCCCACCTTCCACTACTTATTTCcctcggtggcacagcggtaaagttgctgctttacagcgccagtgacccgggttcgatcctgactacggagtttgtacgttctccccgagaccgtgtgggtttcccccggggttactcctgcttcctcccacattccaaagaaatgcagagttgcaggttcattggctttggtaaagattgtaaatagtccccagtgtttAGAATAGgtctaatgtatggggtgataggtggtcggcagggactcggtgggctgaacagcTTGTTTAGTTCTGTATttttaatgtctaaagtaatataATGGACTGGGAATAATACAACTTCTGTGCTGATGCAAAAACCATCACATATCTTCCCGCacgtaacccatatccctccattccctgcatatccatttgcctatccaaaagtcgtctaacatatctgcctcaaccactaccTCCGGCAGCACTTTCTGGGCACTCACTATCCTCTTATGTTATAAATttgtcccacacatctttaaATTATGTTTATCTCAACTTAAAGTTGTGCCCTAAATATGGACTTGTACCCAAACAAACTACTTACACCAAGCTGACAAACTCCTGGATGAGTTACTGCTTTATCGTCATATAACATTTATAAAGAACTTGATAATTTCTCCCTCTTTCTGAGACTTGTGATTCATTATGGGTCGCACGTTCCCCACACTTCCATACCATCATTGGTAGCTGTATATTCTGCAGTCTGTCACCTGGACGCTTACTTTAAAGTTCTCTCCTCCTTTAAGAGAGTCCTTAATGTCCAATTATTTGACCAGCTTTTAATTGCATcctactaccctcccctttaacaTGGTTGCACCTTTACCAGAATAAGTTACAGTAAAGCGTGTTAAAGCATGGTTTACTTGATTTGATAAACTATGGCATGCGTGTAGAATTACCCCAAATATAACTGTGGGACTCAGCAAGACCAATCATTATCTAATGTTTATCTGGGCTAGCAGAGGCATAAGATATTTGTGTAAAGTGTGTGAATTACTCTGGCTAGTTGAGAGTGTAATACATGCAGGCCGGCCAGTATATTGTTGGCAATTTATGAATCCCTTAGCCGATGAAGTTATTCAAAGGACTTGCAATCACACAACGAAGACATGATGCAAAATGAACATGAAAACCAATCTCTGCTAATCAATGTTTCATTTCTGGAGGAAGACAACTAAGTACATCTGTTTGTGAAAAATTATATTAAAGAAACAAGAATATTGGAATAAAGGGAGAATGGGGAAACAACGAGACAAAATATTGGATTGTTTTGTCCAAGCGACACATGCCCCAACATCATTTGCTTTTGCTCGCGAGCTCATACACTACATCTGTAAATACTGCTATTACATTAAGAAAGTAGAATGAATATTGGTTCCATGTAACCTTTTTCgacctttagattttagagatataacgcggaagcaggcccttcggcccaccgattccatgctgaccagcgatcagtacaccagtactatccaacacacgagggacaatttacaatttttaccaattcCAATTAACCTAACTCACCTGTCCGTCTTTTGAGAATGGGAGGAacacggagcacccagagaaaacctatgcattcacggggagaacatacaaaccccatacaaacagcacccgttgtcacggTCCAACccaaggtctctggcgatgtaaggcagcaactctaccactgcaccactgtgccacacctcTGCCCCATAATGGGTATTCACTCAACATTGGCCTGAGGATTCCCTCAAAGACCAAGCAAATCTTTaattacagtcatagagtcatatggcacagaaacagacccttcagtccactcCAGACCATGCTGCCCATCAAACGCCTATTTGCACATTTTGACTTCTGACATTGCACCATAGATTGTTCTATTGTCATTGTTCATCCCCACAATCTTCTCGTACAATTACTCCTCAGTTGCTATGGCAACGCATTTTGTGTTCTTAGCTGTGCATAATACGCATCCCTGAACCTAGCCTGCATCATTCTTACAAAGAACTCCAGACACCTCAGTTCTACCAAATGTCCTTGTCTCTCTACAGCATAGTCATGGTTAATGGGTTTAAGGATATTGAGTTCAAGTCCACTGAAACTTTTTTAGAGTTGAATCTCCCAAAATTTGGTTTACATTTTTGCCACCTTTGTGGTTAGCTAATGGTTGAACCATTCTCACTCCAGatcctgcctgaaccactgaaagTGGTCAGTGTCCATTTCAAATTCCCATTATATGCACTTTGCATATGTTCGCTGTTCTCACTAATGGCTCTTGCACAAATGAGACatggggaactgcaggtgctggtttacaataataaaatactaagtgctggagtaactcagccattcaggcagcatctctgcaggatatggataggcgaggttttgggttgggacccttctcaggCCTGCACAAATGGGctaaaatgtacaaactcaaatGCAGCGATATTCTCTCAGCCACTAGATGGTGGTCTTGTCCATCTTAGAATGGAGCCACTTCAACAGGAACCCACTCAAGCTGCTCGCTGTGATTGTGTTACATTCTTGTGCACATTATGTTATCAGAGTTGAACCATTACAAAtaaccctgaaacgtcacttatcctttttctccagggatgctgcctgacccgctgagttacgccagcactttgtgtttatcctcAAAATCAGCTATGTCTCAGTCAAGTGGCtttccattcttctaaactccagcaaatacaaaGCCTTATCTCTCacccagggccggcgttaagccgatttgaccgattgctcccaattgggccccgcgcccaagcggggccccgcactaatgttcagtatttcgtacggaaatacgaattctctttgttaaataaagatttttttaaattcgccatccggatttttttaaacgaacatgtataacaaccgctgcacggccatcatacacaaacgatttgttaactagtgctgttagcacatcttaacggtaagtacttaacaccttgttatgcaatgtcatgaatctgcatctatccgcattcctcagtaaatgttatagtgttttgaacaagtattaatgacgccgtgttcctttgaataaaattcacgcggcgtcattaatacttgtttaaaacacaattacatttactgaggaatgtagatcgatgacacgttgagaatttcatttaactcaccatcatgagtgagggccccggaccgcgagaaggggcttcttcctggtgtgcaggtttgtcattcacctatcgacccacgttgtgtccaaagatcttatagcggatctttggttgtgtctctctgtcttttgctcactccctccctccctccctctttctctcgcgctctctctcctgctccccatattgtctctctctagctctcccactccctctctatcaccctgtcccctcagcattcccagaatcattgacgttttgcggtagacaaaaatgctggagaaaccctgcgggtgaggcagccgcctggcccgctgagttcctccagcactctgtgttttttgtttggctctgaagttgaagttggctcagcgggacgggcagcggctctggggagagggttgtgtttctggtcgaagcccttcttcagacaatcacaagtactctcatcgacgcgagttcagttcggtctgaagaagggtcttctctccagagtcgctgcgctgcctgtcctgctgagttactccagctttatgtctatcttcaatttcagagaattacaatttctcacggggggcttataacgtctctaaacccctctgggaccctctgaacacctctaaaccccctctagcccccctatttccctctattcccctctaaacaattgtaaacacacctgaacccatctgaagccctctaaacatctctaaaccgtttaaacccctctaaactaggaggctgcaaggtgacttggataggctgggtgagtgggcaaatgcatgggagatgcagtataaagtggataactgtgaggttatccactttggtggcaaaaacaggaaagtatatTATCTGaagtgtggccgattaggaaaaggggagatgcaacgaaaaatgctcacggcagaccaaacgtgttaaacagaaattggtcagatattgagctttacacagtgagaaatcatgtgaaataatcactgaatttaattttaaatgaatgtacctgcatgttatactgtttagtttggagataccaccagatagtctggttgatacaaccagattagtttggagatacaaccagattagtttggagatacaaccagatagtccactgagttcgcaccgaccagcgatttttgttacagatttgacaaatttatttggcggccaatcaaacgctgtctctaagggggttgcatccaatcaccaaccagcttgccttaaaattcccgaaactacacgaaatataaacatacataaatttttacttttctagagtaggggccccgccatcagttttctaattgggccccgcaattcctagcaccggccctgctctCACCTCATAAGACAACCTGCCCATTTTGCCTTTAAATCTATTAACCTGTTCACAACATTTGCTCACCGACCGAGCCGTATGGGCATTGTGGATTTCTGCTGCTTAGTAAGAAGTTGAGGGATTTgatcagggggggagggggggggctcacCTGGCTGAGGCTGAACTGGCTCGCACAAGCCAGTGATTGTCCGCCTCCTCCTCAGTGTACTCTTTGGGTTCACCGCGGTCTCTGTGTTGAATAAAGAGTGCCGCACGATCGCCTGCCGTTCAACGGCTTCTCCTGAACAAGAACAAAGGTGAGACAAAATGGATCTTCCGCAAAGCCATTcactattgaagaagggtctcgacccgaaacgtcgcctatttcctttgctccatagatgctgccttacccgctgagtttctccagcatttttgtctaccttcgattttccagcatctgcagttccttcttaaacactattgaACATGAGGCCCACAGCACCATTCTTCTGTTATCCTTTCACCTTCAGTGATAAAGGTGGCCCTGACTgattcctaatgcccctgtcccacttaggaaacctgaacggaagcctctggagactttgcgccccacccaaggtttccgtgcggttcccggaggttgaaggtggttgccggaggttgcaggtagtggaagcaagtagggagactgacaaaaacctccgggaacctccaggaactgcacggaaaccttgggtggggcacaaagtctccagaggtttcgtttcaggtttcctaagtgggacaggggcataagggtgacTCCCAGCAGCCCCATTGCTTCATGTGAACCAAGTGTTGGCACTCTATCTCTCCACTACAGCTCGGTAAAGGCTGATTGCCCCTTTCTCATTCATTGCACAGAACAGCACTGAAATGATCGGCCTGAAATGATAACGCCACTTCTTCCACCATTGATGCCGCCCGCTCTACTGAATATTTCTGGCATGCGTTATTTAATGCATCACTTTGAGCTGCATTTGAACCTGGTTCACAAAGCTTAAAAATCAGCATCTAACTCACAGCACCAAACAGCTCCTATTAATGTACTATGCTCATCATGGATTAAAATGCAGCAGGGTCAAGCTATTGTAATATCAATTAATTAGGTGAAATTTAGATCACGAGTCAGGACAGCAGCAAATGTCAAACTTTTGTCTGGAACATGACCTTCAATAACTGATCACTATTCAAAACCTAGATTAAATAAACATCACAGAACATGTGTCTTCTAATATTGGTGCCCTTTCCAGTCAATTCATTTTGCTATCTTAATAAGGAATGATTTGAATGTTTTTAGGGTATAGATCCAAATGTCAGCTGCCTATTTCTCTATTTCATTattgtgtgaggtgtgtgtgtttgGTCACTTAGTTGTAAATTATAGACTGCGCATGTCCAGTCTACACTGAACTAGGTACACCAGATGATTCAAAATCttaaagaaacaaggaactgcagatgctggtttacaaaagaagaaacaaagtgctggagtaactcagtgagtcatgcagcatctcaggagaacatggataggcgacatttcaggtctagacccgtcttcggtctgaagacctgaaacgtcaatttaaaaaaatcatcctTGCTCCCTTCGGTTGAGGACACACAAAATCAGAGAAGGATTCTGCCACTCCTGAATATAAGTGAATTAGTTAGGGACAGTCCCTTCTCACCAGCAGCTAGCCAACCATCTGTATGCTTTCTCCTGCTTAACCATTTGGGTGAGGCACTAGAGCTGGCAGCAACAATGGACCTGGACCATTCACACTGACAAGCTTGGTTTAAGAATAACAGCAGTTTGAAATTATGTGCCTCTTTAAAAGTTAAAACATTTCCATGCTTTCTTGGTGGATTAAGATCAGTCCCAAATTATTTGTCAAAATCATTACTCCTGAATTTTGTTTGCAGACTTTTATAATCACTACAACTGCCCAATGCTCACTCTCCCTCCTGTCCATTCGTCACGCACACTCCTACATAACCCTCATTCACTTCTCTACCTATTCCTCTCTACCCTCACAATCATCTCTCACTCACCTTCCTACCCAAATGTGACACACTAATCTCCATGTCTCTCACTCCTCCTCCTACCCATCCATCATCCATTCCCATGCCATCCCTCACCCTCCTACCTCTCTCTCATGCCTCGTCCTATCTATCTCTCACATTCCTCTACCCATCATTAATTCACCCTCCAAACTATTCCCCACTCACCCTCCTACCTACCCCTCACTCATTCCATTACCCATTCCTCATTTACCCCTCTATACTCTGCACTGGCTGACTCTGTTCTTAATCTCAGCCTCAATGgctgacctctctctctctctctctctctctccctccctccctacctctcactccctccctacctctccctccctctccccctccctctccctccctctctctctctccccctccctccctcccccctgcatGGAGTGACTCTAACCCAAACCTCGGTCTACACATCTCCGACATGTAACACAGCCTCTCTCTGCACTGATTGCACTTGTCTCTGGCATTTGCTGTGATCATCATTGGTGCTCAGCCCCATTCTGCACTAatttacagtgtgtgtgtgtgtgtgtgtgaattgtaAAACAGAGTGCACTGTACCAGTCACATTGATAGGCACCAGGTCCGCCTGTACCGTTCGTGCCTGGTGCCACCTCTTTTTCTCTGGTGTTGACTGTGGGATGCCTTGAGTCCACTTGGGTGGTTTATCGGGTGTACTTGGGGAGCTCAGAAATTGTTCGTGTGGTTTTACACCAAAGGTGGTCGTCTCATCTTCACTGCTGGACCTTGTGCTTGGCTGATGCAACGAAACACACAAATCAGAGATGGAATACATTTCAGTAAAAGATATTAACATTCAGTGCTACTTTCAAGCACATCCCCACATTGATGAAGATATTTTAAATACAAGCTGGCTTTTAAATACCAGAAGACTCAAGATTTGACATCATTTCCATCATGATTCTCTGCGACAAATGTCCACAGCATCTAAGCCACCCGTGAAAAGAAAATGGATGCATATTTCTTTATTGGACATAAAGGCACTCAGGGACAAGACTGCGTCGAGAGGTTCAGCAGAAAAATGACCTGGGTTTGAATTGTCTCATAGGATCGTGGCCAATCATCGGGGAAGGAGGGGGCCGGGTGCGGGCTGCTGTTCGGAGATAGTGACCTCTATCAGTGGTCTCGGGAGATTGCTGCTGTGTC is a window encoding:
- the nhsl2 gene encoding NHS-like protein 2 isoform X2, whose amino-acid sequence is MPFCKRIVRPVQVCRFQGEGRTPPVLDNLVDVSSFTLGNVLRQLSALAREAVSVLEEIELEIGSVCHRALLLEVRIIGLHRYVSALSLRPATHCGSNLDQESKRTAHFKSSWQQNINVFDSSSRPPCVEELHQEAQLNLQSLLQEFGEPVIQKKATANTFGHKPALNREAVPDSCPKKGEKRMEFVLMPSTRSSSEDETTTFGVKPHEQFLSSPSTPDKPPKWTQGIPQSTPEKKRWHQARTVQADLVPINVTGEAVERQAIVRHSLFNTETAVNPKSTLRRRRTITGLCEPVQPQPGSLKEGSRPPHALTKTEANQRLFTFDEDMNVMSGNQVGNLGMVQSFPPTLRKVQSDLGQINNSNLSQSSGNITFTMNNPQMMPTSISEHSFSSLNTSWDQMRGSSFSSSLNNSSAVTAPSSVSVEALHDGTHAPVTFSQTYSSGQSHGQRTPCSSAQGSSATMSDRENDTESPHSSSRAWNGSNSVCSPHLSDMPPTLSLQCLKHCSQQDSGVLLNDGSHTERSVPLSTFLPREGQRQNTRSPMVSSFTSTPGEAAEKSQNHKDTRTNHERIIIYPINNASEDANSNLEFPGYANAEACTFRERSLSTPTDSGSCCSSDAIRSYDSKHYDHTRRHSANYIMRYPSASSEESQSNENVSVMTDQEGSQKSRPRSRSISLKKPKKKPVPPVRNVSLKTCEISLDPEETSANSSPQENRPTKLFIPSEKQVIQSESVGSNESSGFVSDAHSSSTTPTLRDGEPIRYTEHWFLNDWKSNDPYRSLSNSSTTTGITVIECVKSRGSSESLTSPSISRATTPSQLSVEAESKMSSPGKLPGLMSPSSGYSSQSETPTTYFPMSVYQGHVPQPGGKAKPKVPERKSSLQPTSPNEKSPKSKRIFELPISPPPHLDLSGLLSFKSKSKASRRHSDSSNINKPSQKHSPNQPSMPVITQTVLESVRLRSVSRSENEDHTEFLEPPQITHSESSETPLRKVRPPVPGKPPMSKRPSSIALKLSPIEHPSPTSTVPSPVSSNRGFSTVFRKVGVKKQDSLDKPDSQKLQASPNPAHVQPNHLQSNYVDNKQSRSVPLTTRDETQRLCSTELTRSSTQYVEKKKSKTPPPVPKKPNVLIVPTNTAHILVVTERPAQGPLHKKIASACHDNANAPFTNDASNVERGSKAHDLNMGPNIRTVPSAGIHLERNRNVEYNDGTGRYQTVSLRTDLDQNPEDISLNLNAKQRSPTDVQSGEVVMEDDDDVFVSSGTQRSTEDLFTVIHRSKRKVLGWKEPGESFTVRQVAISPPKPIVPIPSAGIRLNPSANGNGSKTSTSNENFKALLQKKGSKPAGGARMSAAELLKSTNPLARRIATEFTQDSERCQPISEPGSPENASKC